Proteins encoded together in one Streptomyces sp. NBC_01216 window:
- a CDS encoding ATP-binding protein yields MLETNTDVLIGRQDEMRRLDALLQAAREGRGGALVLRGEPGIGKSALLRRLDEAATGFLVMQASGAEFEMELPFAALHQLLAPVTGRLAALPAPHRKALEIAFGLDTGAPDPFLVGVASLGLLTETVRERPLLCVVDDAQWLDQASAKALAFLARRIPAESIALVFAAREPGRPPELDELPSRTLLGLGESEARALLAAAVRAPLDEHVRDRILAEARGNPLALVELPRTAGLAGMAGGFAQPDSVPGVIEQSFRTRLELLPPGARLLVTIAAADPIGDPGLLWRAAELLGVDAAAAAQSVPLLELGTRIRFSHPLARSAAYRAAAPEDRRRAHEALAAATDPVADPDRRAWHRAQASAGPDEQVATELEASATRAQERGGVAAAAAFLERSAALTTSPVQRAERVLAAAQAKLSVGDFDTSADLLTTLRTDDPRQAARADLLRGRLSFVRRRGDEGPTEHLLRAAARLAATDPAWSGECYLDAIEMGLLIGGLDHVVEAARNAPPSGEPASGAAVVLTGLISLVSDGHRAAGEILRPVVGDADHEVWVRRPSLGFMAATELWNFDALHAIATRAVTAGRESGSFHALPIGLAMQATAAAHKGDFGAAMELISEEEAIADATGAAPLVYPRLHLAAIRGRRTDAVELFVSVDHRMSLSVQWATAVLSNGLADYPAALKAAKLAVEYGAVGTAGLALPELVEAATRCGETEVAATALASLQERTQAGGQAWGLGVEAYARALVTGDESAYREAIDLLDDSTLVVYRARAHLLFGEWLRRQGRRRDARSALRLAHEPLSDLGVEALAERAAGELRATGEQARSRTTKAYDQLTMQEVHISRLVADGATSKEVAAKLFLSPRTVDAHLRNIFRKLGLTSRRQLRDLPDIR; encoded by the coding sequence ATGCTCGAGACGAACACGGATGTGCTGATCGGCCGGCAGGACGAGATGCGCCGGCTCGACGCGCTGCTCCAAGCAGCACGGGAGGGCCGGGGCGGCGCCTTGGTCCTGCGCGGCGAGCCGGGCATCGGCAAGAGCGCGCTGCTGAGACGACTGGACGAGGCCGCGACCGGATTCCTCGTCATGCAGGCGTCCGGCGCGGAGTTCGAGATGGAGCTGCCGTTCGCCGCGCTGCACCAGTTGCTCGCGCCCGTCACCGGGCGGCTGGCGGCGTTGCCTGCGCCGCACCGCAAGGCGCTGGAGATCGCCTTCGGCCTCGACACCGGTGCACCCGATCCGTTCTTGGTCGGCGTCGCGTCGCTGGGCCTCTTGACGGAGACCGTGCGCGAACGCCCGCTCCTGTGCGTCGTCGACGACGCACAGTGGCTGGACCAGGCGTCCGCCAAGGCCCTGGCCTTCCTGGCCCGCCGGATCCCGGCCGAGTCGATCGCCCTCGTGTTCGCCGCGCGCGAGCCGGGCCGCCCGCCCGAACTGGACGAGTTGCCCAGCCGTACACTGCTGGGACTCGGCGAATCGGAGGCCCGCGCGCTGCTGGCCGCAGCGGTCCGCGCCCCGCTGGACGAGCACGTCCGCGACCGCATCCTGGCCGAGGCGCGCGGCAACCCCCTCGCGCTGGTGGAGCTCCCCAGGACCGCCGGACTCGCAGGGATGGCGGGCGGCTTCGCCCAGCCCGACTCGGTACCCGGCGTCATCGAGCAGAGTTTCCGGACCCGGCTGGAGCTCCTGCCGCCCGGCGCCCGGCTTCTGGTGACCATCGCCGCCGCCGACCCGATCGGCGACCCCGGCCTGCTGTGGCGCGCGGCCGAACTCCTCGGTGTCGACGCGGCCGCCGCCGCGCAGTCCGTCCCGCTGCTCGAGCTCGGCACCCGGATCCGATTCAGCCACCCCCTCGCCCGCTCGGCCGCCTACCGCGCCGCGGCCCCGGAGGATCGGCGCAGGGCGCACGAGGCGCTGGCCGCCGCGACCGACCCGGTCGCCGACCCCGACCGACGGGCCTGGCACCGCGCCCAGGCCAGTGCCGGCCCGGACGAGCAAGTCGCCACAGAGCTCGAAGCCTCCGCCACCCGTGCCCAGGAACGCGGCGGCGTCGCGGCGGCGGCGGCCTTCCTCGAACGCTCGGCCGCCCTCACGACCAGCCCGGTCCAACGCGCCGAGCGGGTCCTCGCCGCCGCCCAAGCGAAACTCTCGGTGGGCGACTTCGACACGTCGGCGGATCTGCTCACCACCCTCCGGACCGACGATCCCCGCCAGGCGGCCAGGGCCGACCTCCTCCGCGGCAGGCTGTCCTTCGTCCGCCGCCGAGGAGACGAAGGACCCACCGAGCACCTGCTGCGCGCCGCCGCCCGGCTGGCCGCCACCGACCCCGCCTGGTCAGGGGAGTGCTACCTGGACGCCATCGAGATGGGCCTCCTGATCGGCGGCCTCGACCACGTGGTGGAGGCCGCCAGGAACGCCCCGCCGTCGGGCGAGCCGGCATCGGGCGCGGCGGTGGTCCTGACCGGTCTGATCAGTCTGGTCAGCGACGGGCACCGGGCTGCGGGGGAGATCCTCAGGCCCGTCGTCGGCGACGCCGACCACGAGGTCTGGGTCAGGCGCCCGTCACTGGGCTTCATGGCGGCCACCGAACTGTGGAACTTCGACGCCCTGCACGCCATCGCCACCCGTGCCGTCACCGCCGGTCGCGAGTCGGGCTCCTTCCACGCGCTGCCCATCGGACTGGCCATGCAGGCCACCGCGGCCGCGCACAAGGGCGACTTCGGCGCCGCGATGGAGCTGATCTCCGAGGAGGAGGCGATCGCCGACGCCACCGGCGCGGCGCCGCTGGTCTACCCACGCCTTCACCTGGCCGCGATACGCGGGCGGCGCACGGACGCCGTCGAACTGTTCGTGTCGGTGGACCACCGCATGAGTCTCAGCGTGCAGTGGGCGACCGCCGTCCTCAGCAACGGCCTGGCCGACTACCCGGCCGCGCTGAAGGCGGCGAAGCTGGCGGTCGAGTACGGGGCCGTCGGCACGGCCGGACTGGCCCTGCCCGAGCTGGTCGAGGCGGCCACGCGGTGCGGCGAGACCGAGGTCGCCGCCACGGCCCTCGCGTCACTCCAGGAGCGCACGCAGGCCGGCGGGCAGGCGTGGGGCCTCGGCGTCGAGGCATACGCGCGGGCCCTGGTCACCGGAGACGAGTCCGCCTACCGGGAGGCGATCGACCTGCTCGACGACAGCACACTGGTCGTCTACCGTGCTCGGGCACATCTGCTGTTCGGAGAGTGGCTGCGCCGCCAGGGCCGACGGCGTGACGCCCGCTCAGCGCTGCGACTGGCGCACGAGCCGCTGTCCGACCTCGGCGTGGAGGCGCTCGCCGAGCGCGCCGCCGGCGAGCTGCGCGCCACGGGCGAACAGGCCCGCAGCCGTACGACGAAGGCATACGACCAGCTGACGA
- a CDS encoding MFS transporter: protein MTRTAMQRTTTTGWMPLAALATAQFLVVLSASIVNVALPRIRAGLELSETGQAWTVNAYVLVFGALLLPGGRAGDVYGLRRVFLVGTGLFALSSLGAALAPTAGTLIAFRAVQGVGAALLAPTALALVLTLSPDEKRRGAALGVWGAVSGAGGAAGVLLSGLLTDLYGWRAVFVVMAPLALAAMAATWLLVGADQPRGGSLDAPGAVTVTAGLVALTYGLSGPWPLAVIGLALLGLFAVLQRRSADPLLPARMSVVAASNVLMALLGAVWLGLFYFLPLYQQGTLGYSPLEAGLTQLPLALVIALSSWVTGKVSGRPVLPVGLLVLAAGLAWLSRAPADGSFPVDLLGPTLLIGTGLGVAFVRLTAMSSTGVPAADSGLAGGLVNATRQIGGALGLSFLTLLPSSGAAFLACAALTLLISALSTRKA from the coding sequence ATGACCCGCACCGCGATGCAACGGACCACCACCACCGGCTGGATGCCGCTGGCGGCCCTGGCCACGGCCCAGTTCCTGGTCGTGCTGAGCGCTTCGATCGTGAACGTCGCCCTGCCCCGGATCCGGGCCGGGCTCGAGCTGTCGGAGACGGGCCAGGCATGGACGGTCAACGCCTACGTACTGGTCTTCGGCGCACTGCTGCTGCCGGGCGGGCGGGCAGGCGACGTATACGGCCTTCGCCGCGTGTTCCTTGTCGGCACCGGCCTGTTCGCCCTCTCCTCCCTGGGCGCGGCACTGGCGCCGACGGCGGGCACCCTGATCGCCTTCAGGGCCGTGCAGGGAGTCGGGGCCGCACTGCTGGCACCCACGGCGCTGGCTCTCGTGCTGACGCTCTCTCCCGACGAGAAGCGGCGTGGCGCCGCGCTCGGAGTGTGGGGCGCGGTCTCCGGCGCCGGCGGGGCGGCGGGCGTGCTGCTGAGTGGGCTGCTCACCGACCTGTACGGCTGGCGTGCGGTGTTCGTCGTGATGGCGCCCCTGGCCCTGGCCGCGATGGCGGCCACCTGGCTGCTGGTCGGGGCCGACCAGCCACGCGGCGGAAGCCTGGACGCGCCGGGCGCGGTGACGGTGACGGCAGGTCTGGTCGCGCTCACCTACGGCCTGTCCGGCCCTTGGCCGCTCGCGGTGATAGGTCTGGCGCTGCTCGGCCTGTTCGCGGTGCTTCAGCGCCGTTCCGCCGACCCGCTGCTGCCTGCGCGTATGAGCGTGGTGGCGGCGTCCAATGTACTGATGGCGCTGCTGGGCGCGGTCTGGCTCGGCCTGTTCTACTTCCTGCCCCTCTACCAGCAGGGCACGCTGGGCTACTCGCCCTTGGAGGCAGGACTGACCCAGCTTCCCCTCGCCCTCGTGATCGCCCTCTCGTCGTGGGTCACGGGCAAGGTCTCCGGCCGCCCCGTACTCCCCGTGGGTCTGCTGGTCCTCGCGGCCGGGCTGGCATGGCTGTCCCGAGCACCGGCCGACGGAAGCTTCCCCGTGGACCTGCTCGGCCCGACGCTCCTCATCGGCACCGGCCTGGGGGTGGCCTTCGTCCGGCTCACCGCGATGTCCTCCACGGGCGTCCCGGCCGCCGACAGCGGCCTGGCCGGCGGGCTGGTCAACGCCACCCGGCAGATCGGCGGAGCCCTCGGTCTGTCCTTCCTGACCCTGCTCCCCTCCTCCGGCGCGGCCTTCCTGGCCTGCGCCGCCCTGACGCTGCTCATCTCGGCTCTCTCGACCCGGAAGGCATGA
- a CDS encoding carotenoid oxygenase family protein translates to MTLEKPYISGHFTPVTDEITGHELKVRGTLPPELNGRYFRNGHNPKPGITPTHWFRGEGMLHGVRLKDGRAEWYRNRWVRTPFLDGVPFTGTELDVSAAATNIIFHGGRYLALQEANLPWEVSAGLDTIGVYDFGGKLTSSMTAHPREDPQTGELHFFSYSPFPPYLTHYVADASGAIVSSQVVDGSGPSLMHDFAITREHVVFINSPVVFDHAEHSGIPYRWHDDVPLRIGVMPRAGGRTTWFEAPDQAALLHVANAYTDAQGRVVLEAPRFDRSAWENSWKWWVGAPGYGTSPDAGSTFHRWIMDPATGKVTTASLNDLVTEFPSINDVHTGSDYRYSYAIAFPGAGLSGYHTVRLDSRTGEQKLLAHGEGRMPGEAVFAPADGGTAEDDGYLLTIVSDLKTDTSELLVLDASDLSTVAAVELPRRVPAGIHGDWIPDSETPARPTSAEITA, encoded by the coding sequence ATGACGCTGGAAAAGCCCTACATCAGCGGCCACTTCACTCCCGTCACCGACGAGATCACCGGCCACGAGCTGAAGGTACGCGGCACTCTCCCGCCCGAGCTGAACGGCCGCTACTTCCGCAACGGTCACAACCCGAAGCCTGGCATCACCCCCACCCACTGGTTCCGCGGTGAGGGCATGCTCCACGGCGTCCGCCTCAAGGACGGCCGGGCCGAGTGGTACCGCAACCGCTGGGTGCGCACCCCCTTCCTGGACGGCGTGCCGTTCACCGGAACCGAGCTCGACGTCAGCGCCGCCGCCACCAACATCATTTTCCACGGAGGCCGCTACCTGGCCCTGCAGGAGGCCAACCTGCCCTGGGAGGTCAGCGCCGGCCTCGACACGATCGGTGTCTACGACTTCGGCGGCAAGCTCACCAGCTCGATGACCGCCCACCCCAGAGAGGACCCGCAGACCGGCGAACTGCACTTCTTCAGCTACAGCCCCTTCCCGCCGTATCTGACCCACTACGTCGCCGACGCCTCCGGCGCCATCGTCAGCTCCCAGGTCGTGGACGGCTCCGGCCCGTCGCTGATGCACGACTTCGCCATCACCCGTGAGCACGTCGTCTTCATCAACTCGCCGGTGGTCTTCGACCACGCCGAGCACTCCGGCATCCCCTACCGCTGGCACGACGACGTCCCGCTGCGCATCGGCGTGATGCCGCGCGCCGGAGGCAGGACCACCTGGTTCGAGGCACCCGACCAAGCGGCCCTGCTGCACGTCGCCAACGCCTACACCGACGCGCAGGGCCGGGTCGTCCTCGAAGCACCGCGCTTCGACCGTTCCGCCTGGGAGAACTCGTGGAAGTGGTGGGTCGGTGCTCCCGGCTACGGCACCAGCCCCGACGCCGGCTCGACCTTCCACCGGTGGATCATGGATCCGGCCACGGGCAAGGTCACGACCGCGTCCCTCAACGACCTGGTCACCGAGTTCCCGTCGATCAACGACGTCCACACAGGCTCGGACTACCGCTACAGCTACGCCATCGCCTTCCCCGGCGCGGGCCTGTCGGGCTACCACACCGTCAGACTCGACTCCCGGACCGGCGAGCAGAAGCTGCTCGCGCACGGCGAGGGCCGGATGCCCGGCGAGGCCGTCTTCGCGCCCGCCGACGGCGGTACCGCCGAAGACGACGGCTACCTGCTCACCATCGTCAGCGACCTCAAGACCGACACCTCGGAGCTGCTCGTCCTGGACGCGAGCGATCTGAGCACCGTCGCCGCCGTCGAGCTCCCCCGCAGGGTACCCGCCGGCATCCACGGCGACTGGATCCCCGACTCCGAGACACCTGCCCGCCCCACCTCGGCCGAGATCACGGCCTGA
- a CDS encoding SCO0607 family lipoprotein, which translates to MPHRTSRPITAFRPGRSRVVAAALVSVAAVASLTGCAGFSYQDDICSSGEYPVMSVGGTGSACVSDGTEPPAGYVRYPEGKVPQQVDDTWDTYWNTHTLDKDGNIIDVPDAG; encoded by the coding sequence ATGCCCCACAGGACGAGCCGGCCTATCACCGCCTTCCGGCCGGGAAGGTCCCGCGTCGTTGCTGCTGCTCTTGTGAGCGTGGCAGCGGTCGCGTCACTCACCGGCTGTGCCGGTTTCAGCTACCAGGACGACATCTGCAGCAGCGGTGAGTACCCCGTCATGAGCGTGGGCGGAACCGGCTCCGCGTGCGTCTCGGACGGGACGGAGCCACCGGCGGGATACGTGCGCTACCCGGAGGGCAAGGTGCCGCAGCAGGTCGACGACACGTGGGACACGTACTGGAACACCCACACACTCGACAAGGACGGCAACATCATCGACGTACCGGACGCGGGCTGA
- a CDS encoding HEAT repeat domain-containing protein: MSVRADRADLVAELNAQWHRLGTESGIFGGNGVFLIDVAGNWTGCAPRPWTRVQLTEQWDLAGVLGERPGQPEFVTLSMDGDTLLGATTEEDEVWLIGVRHLRERQETAALAAAQESPQERAAAWTSLFQAPGPSERVREMWAHGLALNSATPDDLRARLLGVSHFLLWRRLPAAVVEAAIVHPDGKVRQLLAEAQPDLTAEQWTRLVLGEREARSRWILTLLAADQRAELTDTAYEQLAADRSVRVREETARLRGLPIRILTALVGDEDPSVRASACRRAWPHLDGPARHRLLSDPSGKVRVEALLRHHREHPMPRSVFDTEGVEERATETCRLERGIAEHLARHGEPAQRSSLAGNPHLDPDLVELLAQDPDENVRFVVATRADITEEQRAGIPIDFDPRGHYYPLDWVMALHEDPGAMRRLAASPHPLIRRSVARARHLPADVVERLARDDDRVVQLFLAESCDDAPADMLLRVWRWWTGSLSTPDRPHGHPNFPRRDLLRYADDPNARMRQLALDDPKSTPELVERFSRDSDAEVRHRAASDPRLSPASAVRLLDDPHERVRYAAALHPRLPAQVMVRLLRDTDTAQTAARNPALPVPVMERMLQRIQPPATATPGP; the protein is encoded by the coding sequence GTGAGTGTGAGGGCAGACCGAGCGGACCTGGTCGCCGAGCTCAATGCGCAGTGGCACCGGCTCGGGACCGAGAGCGGGATCTTCGGCGGGAACGGTGTCTTCCTGATCGACGTCGCGGGCAACTGGACAGGCTGCGCGCCCAGGCCCTGGACGCGGGTGCAGCTCACGGAGCAGTGGGACCTCGCCGGAGTCTTGGGCGAGCGACCCGGGCAGCCGGAGTTCGTCACCCTCTCGATGGACGGGGACACCCTGCTGGGGGCGACGACCGAAGAAGACGAGGTATGGCTGATCGGCGTGAGGCATCTGCGAGAGCGGCAGGAAACAGCCGCTCTCGCGGCGGCCCAGGAGAGCCCGCAGGAGCGGGCAGCCGCTTGGACATCGCTGTTCCAGGCGCCGGGGCCTTCGGAGAGGGTGCGTGAGATGTGGGCGCACGGGCTCGCACTCAACTCGGCCACCCCCGATGACCTGCGTGCCCGTCTCCTCGGTGTGTCGCACTTCCTCCTGTGGCGGCGGCTGCCCGCGGCGGTCGTCGAGGCGGCCATCGTCCACCCTGACGGGAAGGTGAGGCAGCTGCTGGCCGAAGCCCAGCCGGACCTCACAGCCGAGCAGTGGACTCGCCTGGTCCTGGGTGAGCGGGAAGCCCGGTCCCGCTGGATCCTCACCCTGCTCGCGGCTGATCAGCGCGCCGAGCTCACCGACACCGCGTATGAGCAGCTCGCCGCGGATCGTTCCGTCCGAGTCCGCGAAGAGACAGCCCGCCTGCGCGGACTGCCCATACGGATTCTGACCGCGCTGGTCGGCGACGAGGATCCCTCCGTACGCGCCTCGGCCTGCCGAAGAGCCTGGCCTCATCTGGACGGCCCGGCGCGGCACAGGCTCCTGAGTGATCCTTCCGGCAAAGTACGTGTCGAGGCGCTGTTGCGGCACCATCGAGAGCACCCGATGCCCCGCTCGGTGTTCGATACCGAAGGAGTCGAAGAGCGCGCGACGGAGACCTGCCGCCTCGAACGCGGTATCGCCGAACACCTGGCCCGCCACGGAGAGCCGGCCCAGCGCAGCTCGCTCGCGGGCAACCCGCACCTGGACCCGGATCTGGTCGAACTCCTTGCCCAGGACCCCGATGAGAACGTCCGCTTCGTGGTGGCCACACGCGCGGACATCACCGAGGAGCAGCGGGCGGGCATCCCGATCGACTTCGACCCGCGCGGACACTACTACCCACTCGACTGGGTCATGGCACTGCACGAGGATCCCGGCGCCATGCGCCGCTTGGCCGCCTCGCCTCACCCCCTGATACGCAGGAGCGTCGCCCGAGCCCGGCACCTGCCTGCGGACGTCGTCGAACGCCTCGCCCGCGACGACGACCGCGTCGTCCAGCTCTTCCTCGCGGAATCCTGCGACGACGCGCCCGCCGACATGCTCCTGCGGGTGTGGCGGTGGTGGACCGGCAGCCTCAGCACCCCCGACCGCCCCCACGGCCACCCCAACTTCCCCCGACGCGACCTGCTCCGCTACGCCGACGACCCGAACGCCAGAATGCGCCAGCTTGCCCTGGACGACCCCAAGTCCACGCCGGAGCTGGTGGAGAGATTCAGCCGGGACAGCGACGCGGAAGTACGGCACCGGGCCGCGTCCGACCCACGCCTTTCGCCCGCGTCGGCGGTCCGACTGCTCGACGACCCGCACGAACGTGTCCGCTACGCCGCCGCCCTGCATCCCAGGCTGCCCGCCCAGGTGATGGTCCGGTTGCTGCGGGACACCGACACCGCGCAAACCGCGGCCCGAAACCCGGCACTGCCCGTCCCCGTCATGGAACGGATGCTCCAGCGGATCCAGCCGCCGGCCACGGCCACACCGGGACCGTAG
- a CDS encoding nuclear transport factor 2 family protein, producing MKSSPRRILTVLISATAVCAVLGTTAAVAWPDQERPPKAVTAWAAAWNGADPQALGDLFTADGTYTDQGLGVTFHGRQDVSGWKARTDSLIDDVHVTVKATHRDGDHITVESVYSGHLKGAPKPFAVPMATLLDLDAHHRIASDQDYYSLNSVLSQSGLPADWTPPTP from the coding sequence ATGAAGTCCAGCCCGCGCCGTATCCTGACCGTGCTGATCAGCGCCACGGCCGTCTGCGCCGTACTCGGCACCACCGCCGCCGTCGCGTGGCCCGACCAGGAGCGCCCGCCGAAGGCCGTCACCGCGTGGGCCGCCGCCTGGAACGGCGCCGACCCCCAAGCGCTCGGCGACCTGTTCACCGCGGACGGCACCTACACCGACCAGGGCCTGGGCGTCACCTTCCACGGCCGCCAGGACGTCTCCGGCTGGAAGGCCCGCACCGACAGCCTCATCGACGACGTCCACGTCACGGTGAAGGCCACCCACCGCGACGGTGACCACATCACCGTCGAATCGGTCTACTCCGGCCACCTGAAAGGTGCGCCCAAGCCGTTCGCCGTGCCGATGGCAACCCTCCTCGACCTCGACGCCCACCACCGGATCGCCTCCGACCAGGACTACTACAGCCTCAACTCCGTCCTCTCCCAGTCCGGCCTGCCCGCCGACTGGACCCCGCCCACCCCGTGA
- a CDS encoding medium chain dehydrogenase/reductase family protein, with product MSTERRIEVVLPGIVEPEGLEIHESAVPEAGRGQIVVAMEATGVSFAEQQMRRGRYYDQPAFPFVPGYDLVGRVLTTGEGVDPALTGQRVAALVKVGGWASHVVVDADDAVRVPEGLTAAEAETVVVNGITAWQMLHRKARVRAGQTVLVHGASGGVGSVLVQLARAAGVKVIGTASARHHEALRELAVLPVDYRAGDVPTRVRELAPGGVDAVFDHVGGRSVVDSWHLLAPGGTLVSYGSASTRDDTGSKQWPVLKILARTWLWNTLPNGRRAHFYNIWAGRVLGGDRFRARSGADLAEVFAAVRRGEVTARIAARLPLVEAAEALRLAESGTVSGKVVLVP from the coding sequence ATGAGCACCGAACGTCGCATCGAGGTCGTCCTGCCGGGCATCGTGGAGCCGGAGGGCCTGGAAATCCACGAGAGTGCCGTTCCGGAGGCGGGCCGGGGGCAGATCGTGGTCGCCATGGAGGCGACCGGCGTCTCGTTCGCCGAGCAGCAGATGCGCCGCGGACGCTACTACGACCAGCCGGCCTTCCCGTTCGTACCCGGCTATGACCTGGTCGGCCGGGTGCTGACCACCGGCGAGGGCGTCGACCCGGCCCTGACCGGGCAGCGGGTGGCCGCGCTGGTGAAGGTCGGCGGGTGGGCCAGCCACGTCGTCGTCGACGCCGACGACGCGGTCCGAGTCCCGGAGGGCCTCACGGCCGCCGAGGCCGAGACCGTCGTGGTCAACGGCATCACCGCCTGGCAGATGCTGCACCGCAAGGCCCGGGTACGGGCCGGACAGACCGTCCTGGTGCACGGCGCCAGCGGCGGTGTCGGCTCGGTCCTGGTCCAGCTCGCCCGCGCGGCGGGCGTGAAGGTCATCGGCACCGCCTCCGCCCGACACCACGAAGCCCTGCGGGAACTGGCAGTACTCCCGGTCGACTACCGTGCCGGCGACGTGCCCACGCGGGTCCGCGAACTGGCACCCGGCGGGGTCGACGCCGTCTTCGACCACGTCGGCGGCCGGAGCGTCGTCGACTCCTGGCACCTGCTCGCCCCCGGCGGCACCCTCGTCTCCTACGGCAGCGCCTCCACCCGCGACGACACCGGCTCCAAGCAGTGGCCCGTCCTGAAGATCCTCGCCCGCACCTGGCTCTGGAACACCCTGCCCAATGGACGCCGCGCCCACTTCTACAACATCTGGGCCGGCCGGGTGCTGGGTGGGGATCGTTTCCGGGCTCGGTCGGGCGCCGATCTCGCCGAGGTTTTCGCGGCCGTGCGCCGTGGTGAGGTCACGGCCCGTATCGCCGCCCGACTGCCGCTCGTCGAGGCTGCCGAGGCGCTGCGGCTGGCCGAGTCCGGCACCGTCTCCGGCAAGGTCGTCCTGGTCCCCTGA
- a CDS encoding TetR/AcrR family transcriptional regulator has translation MSEPDTRTPRERYRAQVQEEIKRHAWGQIATAGASALSLNAIAKQMGMSGPALYRYFANRDELITELVKDAYRGLADTFAARVEAGADLDDLADALRRWALDNPQRYFLLYGTPVPGYRAPGDTTRIADEIMAHLLDVCAAGQPTTTPHPLDSHVAEHRDGTDERPAPSRTTGSRALAFWTRLHGVLSLELAGHFTGMGLDPAELYADEVRALGDQWG, from the coding sequence ATGAGCGAACCGGACACAAGGACACCGAGGGAGCGATACCGGGCGCAGGTGCAGGAGGAGATCAAGCGGCACGCCTGGGGGCAGATCGCCACCGCCGGCGCCTCCGCGCTGTCCCTCAACGCCATCGCCAAGCAGATGGGCATGAGCGGGCCGGCCCTCTACCGGTACTTCGCCAACCGCGACGAGCTGATCACCGAACTCGTCAAGGACGCCTACCGCGGCCTGGCCGACACCTTCGCCGCCCGCGTCGAGGCCGGCGCCGACCTCGACGACCTGGCGGACGCACTGCGCAGGTGGGCCCTGGACAACCCCCAGCGGTACTTCCTGCTCTACGGCACTCCCGTGCCCGGGTACCGAGCGCCCGGGGACACCACGCGCATCGCCGACGAGATCATGGCGCACCTCCTCGACGTCTGCGCCGCCGGGCAGCCGACCACCACGCCGCACCCACTCGACAGCCACGTCGCCGAGCACCGCGACGGGACCGACGAACGCCCGGCCCCGTCGCGGACGACCGGCAGCCGGGCCCTCGCCTTCTGGACCCGCCTGCACGGCGTCCTCTCACTCGAACTCGCCGGACACTTCACCGGCATGGGACTCGACCCCGCCGAGCTCTACGCCGACGAGGTGCGAGCACTCGGGGACCAGTGGGGCTGA
- a CDS encoding cytochrome P450, cyclodipeptide synthase-associated: MAESPFSILSESFGAAPDRYFSRLREQSPVHYEPSIDSYFLSRYRDVKRVLTDHEAFTTETLQTRAEPVMRGPVLAQMTGAEHTAKRKAVVRFFTGEALRHQVRAIRANAAELVAPFLTRGEMDLVNDFGKPLAVQVTLEVLGLDKRDWRRVSGWLDGVTEFITSVALTAERRRHCLERASALEGYLVPIIEERRRRPGEDLISALCAVEFDDVVMSNRDVTALITNVLVAAVEPADKTLGLLFRHLIEHPGQLAEVRRDPALLPAAIAETLRYTPPVQLIPRHAENEVVLAGTPIPAGATVFCMIGAANRDPDAFSAPDTFDIHRSDLGTARSFTAAAQHLSFGSGLHQCVGTAFARAEIETVAALLIPLLDQVRYSPGFRYRETGIYTRGPAALRLDFTASTKALAARP; encoded by the coding sequence ATGGCCGAGTCCCCCTTCAGCATCCTGTCCGAGAGCTTCGGCGCCGCACCCGATCGGTACTTCAGCCGGCTGAGGGAGCAGTCGCCGGTGCACTACGAGCCGTCGATCGACAGCTACTTCCTCTCCCGCTACCGCGATGTGAAGCGGGTGCTGACCGACCATGAGGCGTTCACCACCGAGACGTTGCAGACGCGCGCCGAGCCGGTGATGCGCGGGCCGGTCCTCGCCCAGATGACCGGGGCGGAGCACACCGCCAAGCGGAAGGCAGTCGTCCGGTTCTTCACCGGGGAAGCGCTGCGGCATCAGGTACGCGCGATCCGGGCCAACGCCGCCGAGCTCGTCGCGCCCTTCCTGACCCGCGGGGAGATGGACCTCGTCAACGACTTCGGCAAGCCCCTGGCCGTTCAGGTGACGCTGGAGGTCCTCGGCCTGGACAAGCGGGACTGGCGGCGGGTCTCCGGGTGGCTCGACGGGGTCACCGAGTTCATCACCAGTGTCGCCCTCACAGCCGAGCGGCGCCGACACTGTCTGGAGCGCGCCTCCGCGCTGGAAGGCTACCTCGTCCCGATCATCGAGGAGCGTCGCCGCCGCCCCGGCGAGGATCTGATATCGGCCCTCTGCGCGGTCGAGTTCGACGATGTCGTCATGAGCAACCGGGACGTCACCGCGCTGATCACCAATGTTCTGGTGGCCGCCGTGGAACCCGCCGACAAGACCCTCGGCCTCCTCTTCCGACACCTGATCGAGCATCCCGGTCAGCTGGCGGAGGTCCGCAGGGATCCCGCCCTGCTGCCCGCCGCGATCGCTGAGACGCTGCGCTACACGCCGCCGGTGCAGCTCATACCCCGGCATGCGGAGAACGAGGTCGTGCTCGCCGGCACCCCCATCCCGGCCGGCGCCACCGTCTTCTGCATGATCGGCGCCGCCAACCGTGACCCCGACGCGTTCAGCGCCCCGGACACCTTCGACATCCATCGCTCGGACCTGGGCACCGCCCGCTCCTTCACCGCCGCCGCCCAGCACCTGTCCTTCGGCAGCGGACTCCACCAATGCGTCGGCACGGCCTTCGCGCGGGCGGAGATCGAGACGGTGGCCGCGTTGCTGATCCCCCTGCTCGACCAGGTCCGCTACAGCCCGGGTTTCCGCTACCGGGAGACAGGCATCTACACGCGCGGCCCCGCCGCCCTTCGGCTGGACTTCACCGCTTCCACGAAAGCGCTCGCGGCCCGTCCCTGA